The Caenorhabditis elegans chromosome II genome has a segment encoding these proteins:
- the T09F3.4 gene encoding 39S ribosomal protein L22, mitochondrial (Confirmed by transcript evidence): MNRVLARFCSSIPSCSQRFTEEELQAIIELKRRSERILDKAAQNVLKGRSWAKAPVLEVSGRKPPASWQRSSKKGQRFFDQNEQIQQSVVKLRWADFAERDVDVLLTSQDETLYTVEVKAVLYGIIQAIHLNETKIRMKSANEVVVRVANKRYTASKEAASFHLITRVVNGNDTKSRENQLKAKLETINEPEKPIKRIAKTTISENDFFQKYRNSIELLKKYS, from the exons ATGAATCGAGTACTCGCACGTTTTTGCTCTTCGATTCCTTCTTGCTCTCAACGGTTTACGGAAGAaga GTTACAAGCAATAATCGAACTGAAACGAAGATCCGAGCGAATTCTAGACAAAGCtgctcaaaatgttttgaaaggCAGAAGCTGGGCGAA AGCTCCCGTGCTTGAAGTGAGTGGAAGAAAACCACCGGCGAGTTGGCAACGATCCAGCAAAAAAGGCCAACGATTCTTCGATCAAAATGAACAGATTCAGCAGTCTGTGGTGAAACTGAGATGGGCTGATTTTGCGGAAAG agatgTCGACGTTCTTCTCACATCACAAGACGAAACTTTGTACACAGTGGAGGTTAAAGCAGTTTTATATGGAATAATTCAAGCAATTCACTTAAACGAGACCAAAATTCGAATGAAAAGTGCAAACGAAGTCGTTGTTAGAGTGGCTAACAAACGATACACTGCGAGTAAAG AGGCCGCCAGTTTTCATCTCATCACTCGTGTTGTGAACGGAAACGACACAAAAAGCCGAGAAAATCAGCTGAAAGCAAAACTGGAAACGATCAACGAACCTGAGAAACCGATTAAACGAATTGCAAAAACGACGATATccgaaaacgattttttccaaaaatatagaaatagcattgaattgttgaaaaagtactcttga